TCACGCTGGTGCTGGGCGAGGACGTGCCGGACGCGCTGGCCGACGCGCTGGCGGAGCACGTACGAGAGGGGTATCTCGCCGTGGACACGGTGGTCTACCGGGGCGGCCGTCAGGTGGCACCACTCCTGATCGGCGTCGAGTAGGGGTCCGTCGGCCCGCCCTGGGGCGCCCGCCGGACATTTGTCAGTGGCGTGGTGTGCAATGGATCGCGTGTCTTCGTTCGATGAACCCCTGAAGAAGCTGCTCGGCGGAGCCACCGCGAAGGTGATGGCCGAACACCTCGACCTGCACACGGTCGGTGATCTGCTCCACCACTACCCGCGGCGGTACGAGGAGCGCGGCCAGCTCACGGCGCTGTCCGACCTCCCTCTGGACGAGCACGTGACCGTCGTCGCACAGGTCGCCGACGCGCGGATCATGGTGTTCAACAACGGCCGGGGCAAGCGCCTCGAAGTGACCCTCACCGACGGCAGCGGCCGGCTCCAGCTGGTCTTCTTCGGCCACGGCGTCCACAAGCCGCACAAGGACCTGCTGCCCGGCCGGCGGGCGATGTTCGCGGGCAAGGTCTCCGTGTTCAACCGGAAGATGCAGCTCGCACACCCCACGTACCAACTGCTCGACGCCGACCCGGCCGAGGCCACGGAGGCGGTCGACGCCTTCGCCGGGAAGCTGCTGCCGATCTATCCGGCCTGCAAGCAGCTCGACTCCTGGCGGATCGCCAAGGCCGTCGACACGGTGCTGCCCAGCGCGCAGGACGCCGTCGACCCGCTGCCGCCCACCCTGCGGGAGGGGCGTGGCTTCACGGCCCTGCCCGAGGCCCTCGTCAAGATCCACCGCCCGCAGACCAGGGCCGACATCGCGGACGCCAGGGACCGGCTGAAGTGGGACGAGGCGTTCGTCCTCCAGGTGGCGCTGGCCCGCCGCCGCTATGCCGACACCCAACTCCCGGCGGTGGCCCGCAGATCCGTGCAGGACGGCCTGCTCGACGCGTTCGACGCGAAGCTGCCGTTCACCCTCACCGAAGGCCAGGAGAAGGTCTCCGCGGAGATCTTCGGCGACCTGGCGACCGAACACCCGATGCACCGCCTCCTCCAGGGCGAGGTCGGCTCGGGCAAGACGATGGTCGCCCTGCGCGCCATGCTCGGCGTCGTCGACGCGGGCGGGCAGGCCGCCATGCTCGCGCCCACCGAGGTGCTCGCCCAGCAGCACCACCGCTCCATCACCGAGATGATGGGCGAGCTCGCCGAAGGCGGCATGCTCGGGGGCTCGGATCTGGGCACCAAGGTCGTGCTGCTCACCGGGTCCATGGGCGTCCCGGCCCGCCGCCAGGCCCTGCTCGACCTGGTCACGGGCGAGGCCGGCATCGTGATCGGCACGCACGCGCTGATCGAGGACAAGGTGCAGTTCCACGACCTGGGCCTGGTCGTCGTGGACGAGCAGCACCGCTTCGGCGTGGAGCAGCGCGACGCCCTGCGCTCGAAGGGCAAGCAGCCGCCCCATCTGCTCGTCATGACCGCCACCCCCATTCCCCGTACGGTCGCGATGACGGTCTTCGGTGACCTGGAGACCTCCGTACTGGACCAGCTCCCCGCGGGCCGTTCGCCGATCGCCAGTCATGTCGTCCCCGCCAAGGACAAGCCGCACTTCCTCAGCCGCGCCTGGGAACGGGTCCGCGAGGAGGTCGAGA
The Streptomyces sp. NBC_00234 DNA segment above includes these coding regions:
- the recG gene encoding ATP-dependent DNA helicase RecG gives rise to the protein MDRVSSFDEPLKKLLGGATAKVMAEHLDLHTVGDLLHHYPRRYEERGQLTALSDLPLDEHVTVVAQVADARIMVFNNGRGKRLEVTLTDGSGRLQLVFFGHGVHKPHKDLLPGRRAMFAGKVSVFNRKMQLAHPTYQLLDADPAEATEAVDAFAGKLLPIYPACKQLDSWRIAKAVDTVLPSAQDAVDPLPPTLREGRGFTALPEALVKIHRPQTRADIADARDRLKWDEAFVLQVALARRRYADTQLPAVARRSVQDGLLDAFDAKLPFTLTEGQEKVSAEIFGDLATEHPMHRLLQGEVGSGKTMVALRAMLGVVDAGGQAAMLAPTEVLAQQHHRSITEMMGELAEGGMLGGSDLGTKVVLLTGSMGVPARRQALLDLVTGEAGIVIGTHALIEDKVQFHDLGLVVVDEQHRFGVEQRDALRSKGKQPPHLLVMTATPIPRTVAMTVFGDLETSVLDQLPAGRSPIASHVVPAKDKPHFLSRAWERVREEVENGHQAYVVCPRIGDDADEAAEKKGKKGKKGEDAKGAAPEDEGEKRPPLAVLEITEQLRKGALAGLRIEVLHGRMHPDDKDDVMRRFAAGQVDVLVATTVIEVGVNVPNATAMVIMDADRFGVSQLHQLRGRVGRGSAPGLCLLVSEAHEASPARARLSAVAATLDGFELSRIDLEQRREGDVLGQAQSGVRSSLRVLSVIDDEEVIAAAREEAAVVVAADPDLEHLPELRTALDALLDKEREEYLDKG